From one Triticum aestivum cultivar Chinese Spring chromosome 4B, IWGSC CS RefSeq v2.1, whole genome shotgun sequence genomic stretch:
- the LOC123092652 gene encoding uncharacterized protein, whose translation MGKIQPAMKPIPPAQLPIAIALLLPRVSPVPLAAQIGVPRCRHPVMLEHSTNSRRGHFIPELPRAACGLASSPVFCPGEPPFLLPGTAATSFSVQIERWLSYKLDPGYSLRHRSHHPCSELPTASANVHKIQVQ comes from the exons ATGGGCAAGATCCAGCCGGCGATGAAGCCTATCCCACCGGCGCAGCTCCCCATCGCCATTGCGCTGCTCCTTCCCCGCGTGTCTCCAGTTCCCCTCGCTGCTCAGATTGGTGTGCCGCGGTGCCGCCACCCAG TAATGCTTGAGCACAGCACCAACAGTCGCCGCGGTCACTTCATCCCTGAACTGCCACGCGCCGCCTGCGGCCTTGCTTCTTCCCCTGTCTTCTGCCCGGGCGAACCCCCTTTTCTCCTCCCAGGCACAGCTGCAACCTCCTTCTCAGTCCAAATTGAGCGCTGGTTGTCGTACAAGTTGGATCCTGGCTACAGTCTTCGCCATAGAAGCCATCATCCCTGTTCTGAACTACCAACAGCCTCTGCTAATGTGCACAAAATTCAAG